In the Candidatus Eisenbacteria bacterium genome, one interval contains:
- a CDS encoding DUF58 domain-containing protein encodes MVRADQSYRVLLEPSFLAKLQGLDLIARMIVEGFLTGLHKSPYHGFSVEFAEHRQYMPGDPIRHVDWKVYAKSDRFYLKEYEQETNLRAHILLDVSSSTPFADEGRLEKVRYGTYLAAALVYLMLQQQDAVGLLLFSDRIHKIIPARSARTHRRILFTGLEEALRESLSPKSKSELRRTDVGACLEQIADRTQRRGLMILISDLWDANPERVMRSLKHFRHRQHEVVVFHLQDPREERFDYRDETVFVDMETGDRLSLQPWEIRGEYRRLMEERIGFYKKECGANLIAYERILTDTPFDTALLRFLEKRARLH; translated from the coding sequence ATGGTCCGCGCAGATCAGAGCTACCGCGTCCTTCTGGAGCCTTCGTTCCTCGCGAAGCTGCAGGGCCTGGATCTGATCGCCCGGATGATCGTGGAGGGGTTCCTCACCGGGCTCCACAAGAGCCCATACCACGGCTTCAGCGTGGAGTTCGCGGAGCATCGCCAGTACATGCCGGGAGATCCGATCCGCCACGTCGACTGGAAGGTCTATGCGAAGAGCGATCGCTTCTATCTGAAGGAATACGAGCAGGAGACCAATCTCCGCGCGCACATCCTTCTCGACGTCTCTTCGTCGACGCCATTCGCCGACGAGGGGCGGCTGGAGAAGGTCCGCTACGGCACCTACCTCGCGGCGGCGCTCGTCTACCTCATGCTCCAGCAGCAGGACGCGGTCGGCCTGCTGCTCTTCTCGGACCGGATCCACAAGATCATCCCCGCGCGCAGCGCGCGCACGCACAGGCGGATCCTCTTCACGGGGCTGGAGGAAGCGTTGCGGGAGTCTCTGTCACCGAAGAGCAAAAGCGAGCTGCGGCGCACCGACGTCGGCGCCTGCCTCGAGCAGATCGCCGACCGGACGCAGCGGCGAGGGCTGATGATCCTGATCTCGGATCTGTGGGACGCCAATCCGGAGCGGGTCATGAGGAGCCTGAAGCACTTCCGCCACCGCCAGCACGAGGTGGTCGTCTTCCACCTCCAGGATCCGCGCGAGGAGCGCTTCGACTATCGGGACGAGACCGTCTTCGTCGACATGGAGACGGGCGACAGACTGAGCCTCCAGCCTTGGGAGATCCGCGGCGAGTACCGCCGTCTCATGGAGGAGAGGATCGGCTTCTACAAGAAGGAGTGCGGCGCGAACCTGATCGCCTACGAGAGAATCCTGACCGACACGCCATTCGACACGGCTCTGCTGCGCTTCCTCGAGAAGCGCGCGCGTCTGCACTGA
- a CDS encoding MoxR family ATPase — translation MTKETTSAIQECADARARILSELQKVIVGQEQVVDELLSALFADGHCLLVGVPGLAKTLLVSTMARILDLEFNRIQFTPDLMPSDITGTEILEEDRTTGKRAFKFVRGPVFANLILADEINRTPPKTQAALLQAMQEKEVTAAGQTFSLSPPFFVLATQNPIELEGTYPLPEAQLDRFMYHISVEYPTESQEVRIVTQTTGSLEAQVKPVLTGGDILRIQKTIRRVPVSEHVVSYAVRLARESRPDSSSLPFIRDWVSWGAGPRASQFMILGAKTRAVLNGNLTPSVSDVRAVAMAVLRHRIIANFSAEAEGVRVPQLVTRLLESVPEPKQA, via the coding sequence ATGACGAAGGAGACGACATCGGCGATTCAGGAATGCGCGGATGCGAGAGCGCGCATCCTGAGCGAGCTTCAGAAGGTCATTGTCGGACAGGAGCAGGTCGTCGATGAGCTTCTGAGTGCCCTCTTCGCCGACGGGCACTGCCTCCTCGTCGGCGTCCCGGGCCTGGCCAAGACCCTTCTTGTCTCGACGATGGCCCGCATCCTCGACCTCGAGTTCAACAGGATCCAGTTCACTCCCGACCTGATGCCGTCCGACATCACGGGCACCGAGATCCTCGAGGAGGACCGCACCACGGGCAAGCGCGCCTTCAAGTTCGTCAGGGGGCCGGTCTTCGCCAACCTGATCCTCGCGGACGAGATCAACCGGACTCCGCCAAAAACGCAGGCCGCGCTGCTTCAGGCGATGCAGGAGAAGGAGGTCACGGCCGCGGGGCAGACCTTCTCGCTCAGCCCGCCGTTCTTCGTCCTCGCGACGCAGAACCCGATCGAGCTCGAGGGGACCTACCCGCTCCCGGAGGCGCAGCTCGACCGATTCATGTACCACATTTCGGTCGAGTACCCGACCGAGTCCCAGGAAGTCCGCATCGTGACCCAGACGACCGGGTCGCTCGAGGCGCAGGTGAAGCCCGTTCTCACGGGCGGCGACATCCTGCGTATCCAGAAGACGATCCGGCGCGTTCCCGTCTCGGAGCATGTCGTTTCCTACGCCGTGCGGCTCGCGCGGGAGAGCCGGCCCGACTCGAGCAGCCTCCCCTTCATAAGGGACTGGGTCAGCTGGGGCGCGGGCCCCCGCGCATCGCAGTTCATGATTCTCGGGGCGAAGACACGGGCCGTCCTGAACGGGAATCTCACGCCTTCCGTGTCGGATGTTCGCGCGGTGGCGATGGCTGTGCTTCGCCACAGGATCATCGCGAACTTCAGCGCCGAGGCCGAAGGGGTTCGGGTGCCTCAGCTCGTCACCCGGCTCCTCGAGTCGGTCCCCGAGCCGAAGCAGGCCTGA